A region of Panthera uncia isolate 11264 chromosome D4, Puncia_PCG_1.0, whole genome shotgun sequence DNA encodes the following proteins:
- the CACNA1B gene encoding voltage-dependent N-type calcium channel subunit alpha-1B, whose protein sequence is MCPDRYWSSLRNLVVSLLNSMKSIISLLFLLFLFIVVFALLGMQLFGGQFNFQDETPTTNFDTFPAAILTVFQVRLLVPSALQVLGRQPSLSDPCWCLSTT, encoded by the exons ATGTGCCCTGACAGGTACTGGAGCTCCCTGCGGAACCTGGTGGTGTCTCTGCTCAACTCCATGAAGTCTATCATCAGCCTCCTTTTCCTGCTGTTCCTGTTCATCGTGGTCTTTGCCCTGCTGGGCATGCAGCTGTTTGGGGGACA GTTCAACTTTCAAGATGAGACCCCGACAACCAACTTTGACACCTTCCCCGCGGCCATCCTTACCGTCTTCCAGGTAAGGCTTCTGGTTCCCTCAGCTCTCCAGGTGCTGGGAAGGCAGCCTTCCCTGTCAGACCCTTGCTGGTGCCTCAGCACAACCTGA